A stretch of the Carassius carassius chromosome 6, fCarCar2.1, whole genome shotgun sequence genome encodes the following:
- the LOC132141709 gene encoding mucin-2-like, translating to MYMCVYLNVVFIASFAVSNYHHWILSRMEGKAFIIMCIFIATTYSTTTTNLAESSTSTAGVTTTAPQTTVKTTESSTTATTTAVPSTTSTTLAESSTSTAGVTTTARQTTVITAESSTTATTTAVPSTTSTTIAESSTSTAGVTTTAQETTVTTTETSTTATTTAVPSTTSTTLAESSTSTAGVTTTAPQTTVTTTESSTTATTTAVPSTTSTTQTTVTTTESSTTATTTAVPSTTSTNIAESSTSTAGVTTTAKETTVTTAESSTTATTTAVPTTTSTTLAESSTSTAGVTTTAPQTTVTTTESSTAATTTAVPTTTSTTLAESSTSTAGVTTTAPQTTVTTTESSTTATTTAVPSTTSTTIAESSTSTAGVTTTAQETTVTTTESSTTATTTAVPTTTSTTLAESSTSTAGVTTTAPQTTVTTAESSTTATTTAVPSTTSTTLAESSTSTAGVTTTPQETTVTTTESSTTATTTAVPSTTSTTLAESSTSTAGVTTTAPQTTVTTTESSTTATTTAVPSTTSTTVAESSTSSAGVTTTAPQTTVTTTESSTTATTTAVPSTTSTTLTESSTSTAGVTTTAQETTVTTESSTTATTTAVPSTTSTTLTESSKTTVTTTETSTTATTTAVPTTTSTTLAESSTSTAGVTTTAQETTVTTTESSTTATTTAVPSTISTTFAESSTSTAGVTTTAPQTTVTTAESSTTATTTAVPTTTSTTLAESSSSTAGVTTTAPQTTVTTAESSTTATTTAVPTTTSTTLAESSTSTAGVTTTAQETTVTTTESSTTATTTAVPSTTSTTIAESSTSTAGVTTTAPQTTVTTTESSTTATTTAVPSTISTTFAESSTSTAGVTTTAPQTTVTTAESSTTATTTAVPTTTSTTLAESSSSTAGVTTTAPQTTVTTAESSTTATTTAVPTTTSTTLAESSTSTAGVTTTAQETTVTTTESSTTAITTAVPTTTSTTVAESSTSTAGVTTTAQETTVTTTESSTTATTTAVPTTTSTTVAESSTSTAGVTTTAPQTTVTTAESSTTATTTAVPTTTAVPTTTSTTLAESSTNTAGVTTTAPQTTVTTTESSTAATTTAVPTTTSTTLAESSTSTAGVTTTAPQTTITTTESSTTATTTAVPTTTSTTLAESSTSTAGVTTTAPQTTVTTTETSTTAVPSTTSTTVAESSTSTAGVTTTAQETTVTTESSTATTTTAVPTTTSTTLAESSTSTAGVTTTAQETTVTTTETSTTATTTAVPSTTSTTLGESSTSTAGVTTTAQETTVTTTETSTTATSTPTDSSTVLTSITGTSTSSEAVTTNVTQSKPVVSTAAIVSNFSTASTESTTSTTSTTSTASTNSTKSIASTASTTSTASTNSTTSIASTASTTSTASTNSTKSIASTASTTSTTSKASTASTTSTTSTATTAKIPTEVLTNLEFSSNETFISALSNETSEEFKSRSKLIKDELEPVYKTKYPNFLRLIVLGFRPGSIISSTQLAFSLNETIPSVQDISKTLLTAVATGDVNLLKIIPESVSVNGSATTVAPATSTATTTTTATTAKTAITATTASSGLKIESTLFQAICLIIMSKILSFIL from the exons atgtatatgtgtgtgtatttaaacgTTGTGTTTATTGCTTCCTTTGCAGTCTCTAATTATCACCATTGGATTCTTTCCAGAATGGAGGGAAAAGCTTTTAttataatgtgcatttttattg CAACAACGTATTCAACAACCACTACAAATCTTGCTGAATCATCCACTAGTACAGCAGGagttaccacaacagcaccacaaacTACTGTTAAAACAACCGAATCCTCCacaacagctacaacaacagcAGTGCCCTCAACAACCTCTACAACTCTTGCTGAATCATCCACTAGTACTGCAGGAGTTACCACAACAGCACGACAAACTACTGTTATAACAGCAGAATCATCCacaacagctacaacaacagcAGTGCCCTCAACTACCTCTACAACTATTGCTGAATCATCCACTAGTACTGCAGGAGTTACCACAACAGCACAAGAAACTACTGTTACAACAACAGAAACCTCCacaacagctacaacaacagcAGTTCCCTCAACAACCTCTACAACTCTTGCTGAATCATCCACTAGTACTGCAGGagttaccacaacagcaccacaaactactgttacaacaactgaatcctccacaacagctacaacaacagcAGTTCCCTCAACTACCTCTACAA cacaaactactgttacaacaactgaatcctccacaacagctacaacaacagcAGTTCCCTCAACTACCTCTACAAATATTGCTGAATCATCCACTAGTACTGCAGGAGTTACCACAACAGCAAAAGAAACTACTGTTACAACAGCAGAATCATCCacaacagctacaacaacagcAGTGCCCACAACAACCTCTACAACTCTTGCTGAATCATCCACTAGTACTGCAGGagttaccacaacagcaccacaaacTACTGTTACAACAACTGAATCCTCCACAGCAGCTACAACAACAGCAGTGCCCACAACTACCTCTACAACTCTTGCTGAATCATCCACTAGTACTGCAGGagttaccacaacagcaccacaaactactgttacaacaactgaatcctccacaacagctacaacaacagcAGTTCCCTCAACTACCTCTACAACTATTGCTGAATCATCCACTAGTACTGCAGGAGTTACCACAACAGCACAAGAAACTACTGTTACAACAACTGAGTCCTCCacaacagctacaacaacagcAGTGCCCACAACAACCTCTACAACTCTTGCTGAATCATCCACTAGTACTGCAGGagttaccacaacagcaccacaaacTACTGTTACAACAGCAGAATCATCCacaacagctacaacaacagcAGTTCCCTCAACAACCTCTACAACTCTTGCTGAATCATCCACTAGTACTGCAGGAGTTACCACAACACCACAAGAAACTACTGTTACAACAACCGAATCCTCCacaacagctacaacaacagcAGTTCCCTCAACTACCTCTACAACTCTTGCTGAATCATCCACTAGTACTGCAGGagttaccacaacagcaccacaaacTACTGTTACAACAACCGAATCCTCCacaacagctacaacaacagcAGTGCCCTCAACAACCTCTACAACTGTTGCTGAATCATCCACTAGTAGTGCAGGagttaccacaacagcaccacaaactactgttacaacaactgaatcctccacaacagctacaacaacagcAGTGCCCTCAACAACCTCTACAACTCTTACTGAATCATCCACTAGTACTGCAGGAGTTACCACAACAGCACAAGAAACTACTGTTACAACTGAATCCTCCacaacagctacaacaacagcAGTGCCCTCAACAACCTCTACAACTCTTACTGAATCATCCA AAACTACTGTTACAACAACAGAAACCTCCacaacagctacaacaacagcAGTGCCCACAACAACCTCTACAACTCTTGCTGAATCATCCACTAGTACTGCAGGAGTTACCACAACAGCACAAGAAACTACTGTTACAACAACTGAGTCCTCCacaacagctacaacaacagcAGTTCCCTCAACTATCTCTACAACTTTTGCTGAATCATCCACTAGTACTGCAGGagttaccacaacagcaccacaaacTACTGTTACAACAGCAGAATCATCCacaacagctacaacaacagcAGTTCCCACAACAACCTCTACAACTCTTGCTGAATCATCCAGTAGTACTGCAGGagttaccacaacagcaccacaaacTACTGTTACAACAGCAGAATCATCCacaacagctacaacaacagcAGTTCCCACAACAACCTCTACAACTCTTGCTGAATCATCCACTAGTACTGCAGGAGTTACCACAACAGCACAAGAAACTACTGTTACAACAACTGAATCCTCCacaacagctacaacaacagcAGTGCCCTCAACTACCTCTACAACTATTGCTGAATCATCCACTAGTACTGCAGGagttaccacaacagcaccacaaacTACTGTTACAACAACCGAATCCTCCacaacagctacaacaacagcAGTTCCCTCAACTATCTCTACAACTTTTGCTGAATCATCCACTAGTACTGCAGGagttaccacaacagcaccacaaacTACTGTTACAACAGCAGAATCATCCacaacagctacaacaacagcAGTTCCCACAACAACCTCTACAACTCTTGCTGAATCATCCAGTAGTACTGCAGGagttaccacaacagcaccacaaacTACTGTTACAACAGCAGAATCATCCacaacagctacaacaacagcAGTTCCCACAACAACCTCTACAACTCTTGCTGAATCATCCACTAGTACTGCAGGAGTTACCACAACAGCACAAGAAACTACTGTTACAACAACTGAGTCCTCCActacagctataacaacagcagtGCCCACAACAACCTCTACAACTGTTGCTGAATCATCCACTAGTACTGCAGGAGTTACCACAACAGCACAAGAAACTACTGTTACAACAACTGAGTCCTCCacaacagctacaacaacagcAGTGCCCACAACAACCTCTACAACTGTTGCTGAATCATCCACTAGTACTGCAGGagttaccacaacagcaccacaaacTACTGTTACAACAGCAGAATCCTCCacaacagctacaacaacagcAGTTCCCACAACAACAGCAGTTCCCACAACAACCTCTACAACTCTTGCTGAATCATCAACTAATACTGCAGGAGTTACAACAACAGCACCACAAACTACTGTTACAACAACTGAATCCTCCACAGCAGCTACAACAACAGCAGTGCCCACAACAACCTCTACAACTCTTGCTGAATCATCCACTAGTACTGCAGGagttaccacaacagcaccacaaacTACTATTACAACAACAGAATCATCCacaacagctacaacaacagcAGTGCCCACAACAACCTCTACTACTCTTGCTGAATCATCCACTAGTACTGCAGGagttaccacaacagcaccacaaacTACTGTTACAACAACTGAAACCTCCACAACAGCAGTGCCCTCAACAACCTCTACAACTGTTGCTGAATCATCCACTAGTACTGCAGGGGTTACCACAACAGCACAAGAAACTACTGTTACAACTGAATCCTCCACAGCAACTACAACAACAGCAGTGCCCACAACTACCTCTACAACTCTTGCTGAATCATCCACTAGTACTGCAGGAGTTACCACAACAGCACAAGAAACTACTGTTACAACAACAGAAACCTCCacaacagctacaacaacagcAGTTCCCTCAACAACCTCTACAACTCTTGGTGAATCATCCACTAGTACTGCAGGAGTTACCACAACAGCGCAAGAAACTACTGTTACAACAACAGAAACCTCCACAACAGCAACTTCAACACCAACAGATTCATCCACAGTCTTAACATCTATAACTGGTACATCCACCAGTAGTGAGGCAGTCACCACAAATGTGACACAATCTAAACCTGTGGTGTCTACAGCTGCAATAGTTTCTAATTTTTCTACTGCTTCTACAGAATCTACAACCTCTACAACTTCTACAACCTCTACAGCATCTACAAACTCTACAAAATCCATAGCCTCTACAGCGTCTACAACCTCTACAGCATCTACAAACTCTACAACATCTATAGCCTCTACAGCATCTACAACCTCTACAGCATCTACAAACTCTACAAAATCTATAGCCTCTACAGCATCTACAACCTCTACAACATCTAAAGCCTCTACAGCATCTACAACCTCTACAACTTCCACAGCAACTACTGCAAAAATACCAACTGAAGTGCTAACAAATCTAGAGTTTAGCTCTAATGAGACATTTATCAGTGCACTCAGTAATGAAACCAGTGAGGAGTTTAAGAGTAGATCTAAACTTATCAAGGATGAG CTTGAGCCTGTCTACAAAACTAAGTATCCTAACTTCCTCAGATTGATTGTCCTAGGATTCAG accaGGCTCAATCATCTCATCAACACAACTAGCTTTCAGCTTGAACGAAACTATCCCATCCGTTCAAGATATTTCAAAGACCCTCTTGACAGCAGTGGCAACAGGAGATGTAAATCTATTGAAGATAATCCCTGAATCAGTTTCAGTCAATGGTTCAG CTACAACTGTTGCTCCTGCAACAAGTACAGCAACTACAACAACCACAGCAACCACAGCAAAGACAGCAATCACAGCAACTACGGCTTCAAGCGGATTAAAGATAGAATCCACTCTGTTCCAAGCAATATGCCTCAttattatgtctaaaatattaagCTTTATCCTATAG